A single region of the Coprobacter tertius genome encodes:
- the ahpF gene encoding alkyl hydroperoxide reductase subunit F, translating into MLDSIIKEQIKTIFEGLEAEYLFDITASQQHESYKELLELLEDVSSCSDKITFRIKEGEGLSFMLLRNEKETGIKFRAVPNGHEFSSLLLAILNLDGKGKNFPDEGICDRVRALNGPIRLTTYVSLSCTNCPDVVQALNVMTTLNNGIWHEMVDGAINQAEVDALKLQGVPAVYADGELLHVGRGDFGTLLEKLESRYGSKKNKSESLVKTYDVVVIGGGPAGSSAAIYSARKGLSVAVIAERIGGQVKDTVGIENFISVPQTTGNQLANDLKNHMTCYPIDLFEHRKIEEIGIDGKKKMIKVTGGEQFISNAVIIATGASWRKLNIPGEEKYTGHGVAFCPHCDGPFYKGKQVAVIGGGNSGIEAAIDLAGICSKVTVFEFLDELKADKVLQEKAMSIPNVDIFTGTQATEIIGDGEKVKGIRVKDRKTEIERVVDLDGIFVQIGLAPNSRAFSEILETNRSGEIVIDSYCRTNVPGIYAAGDVSSVPFKQIIISMGEGAKAALAAFEDRLRGVI; encoded by the coding sequence ATGTTAGATTCTATAATAAAAGAACAGATAAAAACTATTTTCGAGGGATTGGAAGCCGAATATCTTTTTGATATTACCGCTTCTCAGCAACATGAAAGCTATAAAGAATTATTGGAATTGTTAGAGGATGTGTCTTCCTGTTCCGATAAAATTACATTTCGGATAAAAGAGGGTGAGGGATTGTCTTTTATGCTGTTGAGGAATGAGAAAGAGACCGGAATCAAATTCAGAGCGGTTCCTAATGGACATGAGTTCTCTTCTTTGTTACTGGCTATTTTGAATCTCGATGGGAAGGGGAAAAATTTCCCCGATGAAGGTATTTGTGATCGAGTGAGAGCACTAAATGGCCCTATTCGTTTGACGACCTATGTTTCTTTGTCTTGTACTAATTGTCCGGATGTGGTACAAGCATTGAATGTAATGACTACATTAAATAATGGAATATGGCATGAAATGGTAGACGGGGCTATTAATCAGGCAGAAGTAGATGCGTTGAAATTACAGGGGGTGCCGGCTGTTTATGCCGACGGAGAATTACTGCATGTAGGCAGAGGTGATTTCGGAACATTACTTGAAAAATTAGAGTCTCGTTATGGTTCTAAAAAAAATAAGAGTGAATCTCTTGTTAAAACGTATGATGTCGTTGTAATCGGTGGAGGACCCGCAGGAAGTTCTGCGGCTATTTATTCTGCCCGTAAAGGATTAAGTGTTGCTGTAATTGCCGAAAGAATTGGCGGTCAGGTAAAAGATACTGTAGGTATCGAGAATTTTATTTCTGTTCCTCAAACGACTGGAAATCAATTGGCAAATGATCTAAAAAATCATATGACTTGTTACCCGATCGATCTTTTCGAGCATCGGAAAATAGAAGAGATCGGTATCGATGGAAAGAAAAAAATGATAAAGGTTACGGGTGGCGAGCAATTTATTTCGAATGCAGTTATTATTGCTACTGGTGCCAGCTGGAGAAAACTGAATATTCCCGGTGAAGAAAAATATACGGGGCATGGGGTTGCATTTTGTCCACATTGTGACGGCCCATTTTATAAGGGGAAACAAGTTGCGGTAATCGGTGGGGGAAATTCGGGAATCGAAGCTGCGATAGATCTTGCCGGAATATGTTCGAAAGTAACGGTTTTTGAATTTTTAGATGAATTAAAAGCCGATAAAGTATTGCAGGAAAAAGCGATGAGCATCCCTAACGTCGATATTTTTACCGGTACGCAAGCAACTGAAATAATTGGTGATGGAGAAAAAGTGAAAGGTATTCGTGTAAAAGACCGGAAAACGGAAATAGAACGGGTTGTCGATTTAGACGGAATTTTTGTGCAGATCGGGTTGGCGCCTAATAGTCGTGCTTTCAGTGAAATTTTGGAAACGAACCGAAGCGGTGAAATTGTAATCGATAGTTATTGTCGGACAAATGTTCCCGGTATATATGCTGCCGGAGATGTATCTTCGGTTCCTTTTAAACAAATTATCATAAGTATGGGAGAAGGTGCAAAAGCAGCATTAGCCGCATTTGAAGACCGTTTAAGAGGTGTTATTTAA
- a CDS encoding DUF5690 family protein, producing MLTLRKSFILHSGKISDLLFILWAGGAALLSYSLVYALRKPFTAATFDDFDFFGIDYKVATSIVQIFGYLLSKFIGIKLISELKRENRLHFMILSVGIAEISLVLFGCLPKPYNVFALFFNGLSLGCMWGVIFSFLEGRRVTDLLASIMGMSIAVSSGTAKSIGLFVLDTLHVSEFWMPAFIGAIAFPLLSLLGFLLNRLPQPDEKDKQLKVERVTLNGKERLNLFSKFMPLLVLLFFANLFITVLQDVKEDFLVKIIDVNAMQQSSWIFAKVDGAVTLIILTVFGSMSLIKSNIKVLCLLLSLVICGMGVLGFTAINYDMLQLSPLSWLFIQSLCLYTAYLSFQTIFFERFIACFRIRGNVGFFIATIDFIGYAGTVTVLVMKEFFGPDVQWLHFYNILSGYVGIICMVVFFIAGIYLVQRYIREFSRQKVAIGTKTISENVLNTSSVI from the coding sequence ATGCTAACCCTCCGTAAAAGTTTTATTTTGCACTCCGGAAAGATTTCCGATTTATTGTTTATCCTTTGGGCCGGCGGAGCTGCTTTGTTGTCGTATTCTTTAGTATATGCTTTACGTAAGCCTTTTACAGCTGCGACGTTCGACGATTTTGATTTTTTCGGGATAGATTATAAAGTGGCGACGAGTATTGTACAGATATTCGGTTATTTGCTATCTAAGTTTATCGGGATAAAACTCATATCGGAACTTAAACGAGAAAATCGATTGCATTTTATGATTTTGTCGGTCGGAATAGCGGAGATTTCCCTTGTACTTTTCGGATGTCTTCCTAAACCTTATAATGTATTTGCTCTCTTTTTCAATGGTTTATCTTTGGGGTGTATGTGGGGAGTAATTTTTAGTTTTCTCGAAGGTCGTCGAGTAACCGATCTGTTAGCAAGTATTATGGGAATGAGTATTGCTGTGAGTTCGGGAACGGCTAAATCTATCGGACTGTTTGTTCTCGATACCTTACATGTGAGTGAATTTTGGATGCCGGCCTTTATCGGAGCAATTGCTTTTCCTTTATTATCATTATTGGGATTTCTTCTTAATCGGTTGCCACAACCAGATGAAAAAGACAAACAATTAAAGGTCGAAAGAGTGACGTTAAACGGAAAGGAACGTTTAAATTTGTTCTCGAAATTTATGCCATTACTGGTGTTGCTCTTTTTCGCAAACCTTTTCATTACTGTTTTACAAGATGTAAAGGAAGATTTTTTGGTAAAGATTATCGATGTGAATGCAATGCAACAATCTTCTTGGATTTTTGCAAAAGTAGATGGTGCCGTGACATTGATTATACTCACAGTTTTCGGAAGTATGTCTTTGATAAAGAGTAATATAAAAGTATTGTGTTTGTTGTTGTCGCTGGTCATATGTGGTATGGGAGTTCTCGGTTTTACAGCTATTAATTATGATATGTTGCAGTTGAGTCCTCTTTCATGGTTGTTTATACAGAGTTTATGTCTTTACACGGCTTATTTGAGTTTCCAGACGATTTTTTTCGAACGTTTTATTGCTTGTTTCCGAATTCGGGGCAATGTAGGTTTTTTTATCGCTACGATTGATTTTATCGGTTATGCGGGAACTGTTACTGTGCTCGTGATGAAAGAATTTTTTGGGCCGGATGTTCAATGGCTGCATTTTTACAATATTTTGTCAGGGTATGTCGGTATTATCTGTATGGTTGTGTTTTTTATCGCAGGGATTTATTTAGTACAGCGTTATATTCGAGAGTTTTCGAGGCAAAAAGTAGCTATCGGAACAAAAACGATTTCGGAAAATGTATTAAATACGTCGTCGGTGATTTAA
- the phnX gene encoding phosphonoacetaldehyde hydrolase, with the protein MKKIECVIMDWAGTAIDYGCFAPVAAFLKAFEEIGIRITAEQARGPMGMAKIDHIRELFKMDGVSNVFKEIYGRPWNEIDVIEMNRNFEKYLFASLSNYTDPIPGVINTVNQLRESGIKIGSTTGYTAAMMEVVAPEASQKGYTPDYCVTPDGLPGGRPYPYMVYKNMIALAVPSTDLIVKYGDTIADIREGVNAGVWTVGVILGSNEMGLTLQETAALEPDVLTMRKKDVRQRMINAGAHFVVETIEELPDVISQINEKLSVEITNRK; encoded by the coding sequence ATGAAAAAGATTGAATGTGTGATTATGGATTGGGCAGGAACGGCAATAGACTATGGATGTTTCGCTCCAGTCGCTGCTTTTCTGAAAGCTTTTGAGGAGATTGGGATACGTATTACGGCAGAACAGGCTCGAGGGCCGATGGGCATGGCTAAAATCGATCATATTCGTGAACTTTTCAAGATGGATGGTGTGAGTAACGTTTTTAAGGAAATATACGGACGCCCGTGGAATGAAATCGATGTGATTGAAATGAACAGAAATTTTGAAAAGTATTTATTTGCTTCCCTTAGCAATTATACTGATCCTATACCGGGCGTTATCAATACGGTAAATCAGCTTCGGGAAAGCGGAATAAAAATAGGTTCTACTACCGGATATACTGCTGCAATGATGGAGGTCGTTGCTCCCGAAGCATCCCAAAAAGGATATACTCCCGATTATTGTGTTACTCCTGACGGTTTACCCGGAGGGCGACCTTATCCTTATATGGTATATAAGAATATGATTGCTCTTGCGGTTCCTTCTACAGATCTTATCGTAAAATATGGGGATACGATCGCTGATATACGTGAAGGAGTAAATGCCGGAGTTTGGACGGTCGGAGTTATTCTCGGTAGTAATGAAATGGGACTGACGTTACAAGAGACAGCTGCGCTGGAACCCGATGTATTGACGATGAGAAAAAAAGATGTCCGTCAACGAATGATAAATGCGGGAGCTCATTTTGTTGTAGAAACTATTGAAGAGTTACCTGACGTTATCTCGCAGATAAATGAGAAATTATCAGTAGAAATTACAAATCGTAAATAA
- the phnW gene encoding 2-aminoethylphosphonate--pyruvate transaminase, with protein MRPYLLLTPGPLTTTDSVKQVMMSDWCTWDEDYNVHIVEEVRHGLVDFATRNTEEYTAVLLQGSGSYCVESVIGTAVNPTDKLLILSNGAYGDRMGLISDYYKLSYCKLSFPETVTVSAEMVEHYLSEHPEITHVAVVHCETTTGVLNPLKEIAGVVKKYDKKLIVDAMSSFGGIPLDVAELDIDFMISSANKCIQGVPGFGFVIARRKELMQCKGNARSLSLDLYAQWEKMEKGHGKWRFTSPTHVVRAFKQAMQELADEGGVVARFKRYSENHRILVEGMRSLGFETLLPDAIQSPVITSFLYPKKEFDFKRFYMQLKENGFVIYPGKISQADTFRIGNIGDVFPDDFHRLIDTIRKIEY; from the coding sequence ATGAGGCCTTATCTTTTATTAACTCCCGGACCCTTAACAACAACCGATAGCGTTAAACAGGTAATGATGTCCGATTGGTGTACTTGGGATGAAGATTATAATGTGCATATTGTAGAGGAGGTCAGGCATGGACTCGTAGATTTCGCTACTCGGAACACGGAGGAGTATACAGCCGTTCTTTTGCAGGGAAGCGGATCATATTGTGTAGAATCGGTGATTGGTACGGCAGTAAACCCCACCGATAAGTTGCTTATCCTTAGCAATGGGGCTTATGGTGACCGAATGGGACTGATTTCGGATTATTATAAACTTTCTTATTGTAAACTTTCTTTTCCTGAGACCGTTACTGTTTCTGCTGAAATGGTGGAACATTATTTATCGGAACATCCTGAAATAACACATGTCGCGGTCGTACATTGCGAGACGACGACCGGTGTTTTGAATCCGTTGAAAGAAATAGCTGGAGTTGTTAAAAAATACGATAAAAAACTTATTGTTGACGCAATGAGCAGTTTTGGAGGTATTCCTTTAGATGTAGCCGAGTTGGATATCGACTTTATGATTAGCAGTGCCAATAAATGTATTCAGGGGGTTCCGGGGTTCGGATTTGTTATTGCCCGGAGAAAGGAACTTATGCAATGCAAGGGTAATGCACGGTCCCTTTCTTTAGATTTGTATGCCCAATGGGAAAAAATGGAAAAAGGACATGGGAAATGGCGTTTTACATCTCCTACACATGTTGTTCGAGCTTTTAAGCAGGCAATGCAAGAGTTAGCAGACGAAGGAGGTGTGGTTGCTCGATTTAAACGATATTCGGAGAATCATCGTATTTTGGTAGAGGGAATGCGCTCATTGGGCTTTGAGACGTTATTGCCGGATGCGATACAATCTCCTGTAATTACTTCTTTTTTGTATCCGAAAAAAGAATTTGATTTCAAACGTTTCTATATGCAATTGAAAGAGAACGGTTTTGTAATATATCCGGGTAAAATTTCTCAAGCCGATACTTTCCGTATCGGAAATATCGGAGATGTGTTCCCGGATGATTTTCATCGTTTGATCGATACAATACGGAAAATAGAGTATTGA
- the hisB gene encoding bifunctional histidinol-phosphatase/imidazoleglycerol-phosphate dehydratase HisB: MKKRALFIDRDGTLVVEPPVDYQLDSLEKLEFIPKVFRNLHFIKEKLNFELVMVSNQDGLGTDSFPEETFWPAHNKILKALANEGITFDDILIDRSFPEEQLPTRKPGIAMLGKYTGGNYDLASSFVIGDRITDMQLAQNLGCKGIFLQDPNLGKDAITEAGLEKSCALITSDWDRITEFLFAGERRAEIHRITSETDIYISINLDGNGNCEIDTGLGFFDHMLHQIGKHSGIDLVVKTKGDLYVDEHHTIEDTAIALGEAVAKALGDKRGIERYGYCLPMDDCLCSVALDFGGRPWLVWDAEFTREKIGEMPTEMFLHFFKSFSDAARMNLNIKAEGKNEHHKIEGIFKALARALKMAIKRDIFHYELPSTKGTL; the protein is encoded by the coding sequence ATGAAAAAACGTGCACTTTTTATCGATCGTGACGGAACTCTTGTCGTAGAGCCACCGGTAGATTATCAGCTCGACAGTCTGGAAAAACTCGAGTTCATTCCGAAAGTATTCAGAAATCTTCATTTCATTAAAGAGAAACTCAACTTCGAGTTGGTAATGGTCTCTAATCAAGACGGTTTAGGCACCGACTCGTTCCCCGAAGAAACATTTTGGCCGGCTCATAATAAAATATTAAAAGCATTGGCCAATGAAGGCATTACATTCGATGATATACTTATCGACCGATCTTTCCCAGAGGAACAACTGCCGACACGTAAGCCCGGAATAGCAATGTTAGGAAAATATACCGGTGGAAATTATGATCTTGCCTCATCATTTGTCATCGGAGACCGTATCACCGATATGCAACTGGCACAGAATCTCGGTTGTAAAGGAATATTCCTACAAGATCCCAACCTTGGAAAGGACGCAATAACAGAAGCTGGTCTCGAGAAATCTTGTGCATTGATAACTTCCGACTGGGATCGTATCACCGAATTTCTCTTCGCCGGTGAACGGCGCGCCGAAATACACCGTATAACATCGGAAACCGATATATACATATCAATTAATCTCGATGGAAACGGAAATTGCGAAATCGATACCGGACTCGGTTTTTTCGATCACATGTTACATCAGATCGGAAAACATTCGGGCATAGACCTCGTTGTAAAAACAAAAGGAGACCTATATGTCGATGAACACCACACGATAGAAGATACAGCCATTGCATTAGGCGAAGCCGTTGCCAAAGCATTGGGAGACAAAAGAGGAATCGAACGTTATGGCTATTGCTTACCCATGGATGATTGCCTGTGCAGTGTCGCTCTCGATTTCGGCGGTCGCCCTTGGCTCGTATGGGATGCAGAATTTACCCGCGAAAAGATCGGAGAAATGCCTACTGAAATGTTTCTTCATTTCTTTAAATCTTTTAGTGATGCCGCACGCATGAATCTGAATATAAAAGCAGAAGGAAAGAATGAACATCATAAAATCGAAGGTATTTTCAAAGCGCTCGCAAGAGCTTTGAAAATGGCGATAAAACGAGATATCTTCCATTACGAGCTTCCCAGTACAAAAGGTACTTTATAG
- the hisC gene encoding histidinol-phosphate transaminase: MNIDIQKLLRPNILRLKPYSSARSEFKGDASVFLDANENPLNPPYNRYPDPLQHQVKEKIGRIKGVPSDSIFLGVGSDEPIDLLYRAFCVPGKDNVVAIDPTYGMYEVCADINDVEYRKVKLDTSFDFDPEQLLAASDKQTKLIFICSPNNPTGNSFSEEKIEKVITGFHGIVIIDEAYIDFSSYPGFARKLGSFPNLVILQTFSKAWGSAGIRLGMAFASPEIIAVFNKIKYPYNINQLTQEHALKLLDRNEERIDWVKTLINAREKLALELSGLSYVEMIYPSNANFLLIKVDNANELYNYLVNNGIIVRNRNNVTLCSGCVRITVGTAEENEELINTLKTYKTTVG; encoded by the coding sequence ATGAATATAGACATACAAAAACTCTTACGTCCTAACATTTTACGGTTAAAACCATATTCTTCGGCAAGAAGCGAATTTAAAGGTGATGCATCGGTTTTCCTCGATGCCAACGAAAACCCGCTCAATCCGCCCTATAATCGTTATCCCGACCCATTACAACACCAGGTAAAAGAGAAAATCGGTCGTATTAAAGGAGTTCCTTCCGACTCTATATTTTTAGGGGTAGGAAGTGACGAACCCATCGATTTACTCTACCGAGCTTTCTGCGTGCCGGGAAAAGACAATGTCGTAGCTATCGATCCTACTTATGGCATGTACGAAGTTTGTGCAGATATAAACGACGTGGAATACAGAAAAGTAAAACTCGATACATCATTCGACTTCGATCCAGAACAGTTACTGGCAGCATCAGATAAACAAACAAAACTTATTTTTATTTGCTCTCCTAACAACCCTACCGGCAATTCATTCAGTGAAGAAAAAATAGAAAAAGTCATTACCGGATTCCACGGAATTGTAATAATAGATGAAGCCTATATCGATTTCTCATCCTATCCGGGATTTGCCCGTAAACTCGGAAGTTTTCCAAACCTTGTGATATTACAAACATTTTCAAAGGCTTGGGGTAGTGCCGGAATCAGGCTCGGAATGGCCTTTGCCTCTCCCGAAATTATAGCTGTATTCAATAAGATAAAATACCCTTACAACATTAATCAGCTCACACAAGAACATGCCTTAAAACTTCTCGATCGAAATGAAGAACGCATCGACTGGGTAAAAACTCTGATAAATGCCCGTGAAAAGCTTGCTCTCGAGCTTTCGGGACTTTCTTATGTAGAAATGATATATCCGAGCAACGCCAATTTCCTATTGATAAAAGTCGATAATGCAAACGAACTATACAACTATCTGGTTAATAATGGAATCATAGTACGTAACCGAAATAATGTAACACTATGCTCTGGATGCGTACGTATCACTGTAGGAACAGCCGAAGAAAACGAAGAGCTGATAAATACCCTGAAAACTTATAAAACTACTGTAGGATGA
- the hisD gene encoding histidinol dehydrogenase: MKVYEYPPRSQWAEITARPHLDTSSLHIKVSSILDDIRKRGDAALKEYTLQFDKTELENLQVGKKEWDKGCDLVSPELKKAIETARDNIAKFHASQTLEILKTETTPGVVCWQKPVGIEKVGLYIPGGTAPLFSTVLMLAVPAHIAGCREIIMCTPCGKNGNVHPAVLCAARIAGVDKIFKLGGIQAIGAMAYGTESVPKVYKIFGPGNQYVTAAKQIVSLRDVAIDMPAGPSEVAIIADKTSNPAFVASDFLSQAEHGADSQSMLFTLDADIVSPIQTEIERQLSQLHRKELTGKSLEHSKIVVLKNREELIEITNEYAPEHLIIQSKDYNELGEMIVNAGSVFLGPYTPESAGDYASGTNHTLPTSGYAKAYSGVNLDSFIRKITFQEITREGLKNLGKTIEIMAANESLDAHKNAVSIRLSSSNKK; encoded by the coding sequence ATGAAAGTCTACGAATATCCGCCACGTTCTCAATGGGCGGAAATAACAGCCCGTCCGCATCTCGATACATCATCGTTGCATATTAAAGTCAGCAGTATTCTCGATGACATTCGCAAACGCGGAGATGCGGCACTTAAAGAATATACCTTACAATTCGACAAAACAGAGTTAGAAAATCTGCAAGTCGGGAAAAAAGAATGGGACAAAGGTTGCGATCTCGTTTCACCCGAGTTAAAGAAAGCAATAGAAACAGCCCGGGATAATATTGCCAAATTCCATGCATCCCAAACTTTAGAAATACTCAAAACAGAAACGACACCCGGCGTTGTCTGTTGGCAAAAACCGGTAGGTATCGAAAAAGTAGGCCTTTATATTCCGGGAGGAACTGCCCCACTTTTTTCTACTGTTCTCATGTTGGCTGTACCTGCGCATATAGCCGGCTGTCGGGAAATAATCATGTGTACTCCTTGCGGGAAAAACGGTAATGTACATCCTGCTGTACTTTGTGCCGCACGCATTGCAGGAGTAGATAAAATATTTAAACTGGGCGGCATACAAGCCATCGGAGCTATGGCATACGGAACCGAAAGCGTTCCTAAGGTTTACAAAATTTTCGGTCCCGGAAACCAATATGTTACTGCAGCCAAACAAATCGTAAGTTTGCGTGATGTAGCAATCGATATGCCGGCCGGCCCTTCTGAAGTTGCGATTATTGCCGACAAAACTTCCAATCCGGCATTTGTCGCGTCCGATTTCCTTTCTCAAGCCGAACATGGAGCCGATAGCCAATCGATGCTTTTTACTCTCGATGCCGATATTGTTTCTCCGATACAAACAGAAATAGAACGCCAGCTCTCCCAACTTCACCGAAAAGAATTGACCGGAAAATCTCTCGAACACAGCAAAATCGTAGTACTGAAAAACCGGGAAGAACTTATAGAAATTACAAATGAATACGCCCCAGAACACCTCATTATACAATCAAAAGATTATAATGAATTAGGAGAAATGATCGTAAATGCGGGTTCGGTATTTTTAGGACCATATACCCCGGAAAGTGCAGGTGATTATGCTTCGGGAACCAATCATACACTACCTACAAGTGGATATGCAAAAGCTTATAGCGGAGTAAACCTCGATAGCTTTATCCGAAAAATCACCTTTCAAGAAATCACCCGGGAAGGATTGAAAAATCTGGGTAAAACAATTGAAATCATGGCTGCCAATGAAAGTCTCGACGCACACAAAAACGCAGTATCGATACGTCTTTCTTCTTCAAACAAAAAATAA
- the hisG gene encoding ATP phosphoribosyltransferase, whose amino-acid sequence MLRIAIQSKGRLYEDTMELLTEAGIKLSSAKRTLLIPARNFPIEVLFLRDDDIPDSVASGVADIGIVGKNEFLEKQKDADILKNLGFSKCRLSLAIPKDEDYQGLEWFSGRKIATSYPGILSSFLNEKGIKADIHVITGSVEIAPGIGLADAIFDIVSSGSTLVSNRLKEVEVIVESQAVLIGNKNLSEDKKEILEELIFRIEAVQAAEDKKYILMNVPNNNLEEVLNVLPGIKSPTIMPLAQEGWSSVHTVLNEKCFWEIINKLKTAGAEGILVLNIEKMVL is encoded by the coding sequence ATGTTACGCATTGCCATCCAATCGAAAGGTCGTCTTTATGAAGATACCATGGAGTTACTTACCGAAGCCGGAATAAAACTGTCTTCTGCCAAACGAACATTACTGATACCGGCAAGGAATTTCCCGATCGAAGTTCTCTTCCTTCGTGACGACGATATTCCCGATTCTGTTGCTTCCGGAGTTGCCGATATTGGAATCGTAGGAAAAAACGAATTTTTAGAAAAACAAAAAGACGCTGATATCTTAAAAAATCTCGGATTCAGCAAATGCCGTTTATCTCTGGCAATTCCAAAAGACGAAGATTACCAAGGACTTGAATGGTTTTCGGGACGTAAAATCGCAACATCTTATCCCGGCATTTTGTCTTCTTTTCTCAACGAAAAAGGAATTAAGGCCGATATACATGTCATCACAGGATCGGTAGAAATTGCTCCCGGTATCGGACTGGCCGACGCTATTTTCGATATTGTAAGTTCAGGCAGTACCCTGGTAAGTAACCGTCTAAAAGAAGTTGAGGTTATTGTAGAATCACAGGCTGTACTCATCGGAAACAAAAATTTGTCGGAGGATAAAAAAGAAATTCTGGAAGAACTTATTTTCAGAATCGAAGCAGTACAGGCCGCTGAAGATAAGAAATATATTCTGATGAATGTTCCTAATAATAATCTCGAAGAAGTTTTAAATGTATTGCCGGGTATTAAAAGTCCGACAATAATGCCTCTGGCTCAGGAAGGTTGGAGTTCGGTACATACGGTACTAAACGAAAAATGTTTCTGGGAAATCATCAATAAACTCAAGACAGCCGGAGCCGAAGGTATCCTTGTACTGAACATCGAAAAAATGGTATTGTAA
- a CDS encoding DUF6789 family protein → MKKTQASLIGGFLATVALLLVVYIENMTGYFAFMSPIFVSAVTGSTMWLSWLLHLIAGWVFAFIYAYFFIKILSWVKTPWLRGTVYGLLLAVLIEISLYMTDRDIVTNNLLLSTLGLAIAYMMYGAILGMIVLPENKTEN, encoded by the coding sequence ATGAAAAAAACTCAAGCGTCTTTAATCGGAGGATTTTTAGCTACCGTAGCCTTATTACTTGTCGTATATATCGAAAACATGACAGGCTATTTCGCCTTTATGTCACCAATCTTCGTATCGGCAGTAACCGGAAGCACAATGTGGCTCAGTTGGCTTTTACATCTTATAGCCGGCTGGGTATTTGCTTTTATTTATGCTTATTTTTTTATAAAAATATTATCATGGGTAAAAACACCCTGGCTACGAGGAACCGTTTACGGCCTTTTATTAGCCGTTCTTATCGAGATTTCCCTTTACATGACCGACCGCGATATAGTAACCAACAACCTGTTACTTTCTACTCTCGGGCTGGCCATCGCATACATGATGTATGGTGCCATACTCGGTATGATCGTATTACCCGAAAATAAAACTGAGAACTGA
- a CDS encoding DUF4834 family protein — protein MFLFYIFIFFLVFILLSALGIVGAVIRMFFRSPQSGNEQRSYSGSRQSTSTKWYTYGKKKKKVFDKNDGEYVDFEEIKDEK, from the coding sequence ATGTTCCTTTTCTATATATTTATTTTTTTCCTCGTTTTTATCCTTCTTTCAGCTCTCGGTATTGTAGGAGCTGTTATTCGCATGTTTTTCCGTAGTCCCCAATCCGGAAACGAACAGCGTTCTTACTCCGGCAGTCGCCAGTCGACTTCGACAAAATGGTATACATACGGTAAAAAAAAGAAAAAAGTTTTTGATAAAAATGATGGCGAATACGTCGATTTCGAAGAAATAAAAGACGAAAAATAA
- the pssA gene encoding CDP-diacylglycerol--serine O-phosphatidyltransferase, whose product MMNAIIKYIPNSITCLNLLSGCLASVYAFNGDYKMGAIFIALAAVFDFLDGFFARLLHAYSPLGKELDSLADLISFGMAPAVLMYSYLLSSPISQGDSFISQYIPYTAFLITIFSGLRLAKFNIDTRQTTSFIGLPVPANALFWIGMYWIMIENNLNDYFLLALFIIFSYLMVSEIPMFSLKFKNLSFKENYIRYLLIICTVLLIIWLGIGGLAATVALYILLSLLTARR is encoded by the coding sequence ATCATGAACGCCATTATTAAATATATACCGAACAGCATCACTTGCCTCAATCTTTTATCTGGTTGTCTCGCCTCTGTCTACGCGTTTAACGGTGATTACAAAATGGGGGCTATTTTTATCGCATTAGCAGCTGTTTTTGATTTTCTCGACGGTTTTTTCGCGAGATTACTACATGCTTATTCTCCATTAGGTAAAGAACTCGACTCTTTAGCCGACCTGATCAGTTTCGGTATGGCACCGGCAGTTCTTATGTATAGTTATTTGCTATCCTCCCCGATCTCGCAAGGTGACAGTTTTATCTCTCAGTATATTCCCTATACAGCTTTCCTAATCACTATATTTTCTGGACTACGACTGGCTAAATTTAATATAGATACCCGTCAGACCACCTCTTTCATAGGACTTCCTGTACCGGCTAATGCTTTATTCTGGATAGGAATGTACTGGATCATGATTGAAAATAATTTAAATGATTATTTTTTGCTGGCATTATTCATTATATTCTCATATCTGATGGTTTCGGAAATACCGATGTTTTCGCTTAAATTCAAAAATTTATCATTTAAAGAAAACTATATACGATACCTGTTGATTATTTGTACTGTTCTTCTTATCATTTGGTTAGGAATCGGAGGATTGGCAGCGACCGTCGCTCTTTATATATTGTTATCGCTTCTGACAGCGAGGCGATAA